The Elaeis guineensis isolate ETL-2024a chromosome 13, EG11, whole genome shotgun sequence genome includes a region encoding these proteins:
- the LOC105056236 gene encoding bZIP transcription factor 44, with amino-acid sequence MASSSGTSSASSQLPNSGSEDDLQALMHQRKQKRMLSNRESARRSRMRKQKHLDDLMAQVGHLRKENSQILTALNITTQHYLGVEAENSVLRTQMMELNTRLQSLDEILCYMNGGGSNDFGFGVVSNGLEATDDCFMRPWSLMAMNCQPIMASAGMFQYC; translated from the coding sequence ATGGCTTCCTCTAGTGGCACTTCTTCCGCGTCCAGCCAACTTCCTAATTCTGGCTCTGAGGATGACTTGCAGGCTTTGATGCACCAGAGGAAGCAGAAGAGAATGCTATCGAACCGGGAGTCAGCGCGGCGGTCCCGGATGCGGAAGCAGAAGCATTTGGATGATCTCATGGCCCAAGTTGGCCATTTGAGGAAGGAGAACAGCCAGATCCTCACAGCTCTCAACATCACCACACAGCACTACCTGGGTGTGGAGGCTGAGAACTCTGTTCTCAGGACCCAGATGATGGAGCTGAACACCAGGCTTCAGTCCCTCGATGAGATCCTATGCTACATGAACGGTGGTGGTAGCAATGATTTTGGATTTGGTGTTGTCTCGAATGGCCTCGAGGCCACTGACGACTGCTTCATGAGGCCATGGAGCCTGATGGCCATGAACTGCCAGCCCATTATGGCCTCGGCTGGCATGTTTCAGTACTGTTAG